The following proteins are co-located in the Callithrix jacchus isolate 240 chromosome 10, calJac240_pri, whole genome shotgun sequence genome:
- the CTTN gene encoding src substrate cortactin isoform X1: MWKASAGHAVSITQDDAGADDWETDPDFVNDVSEKEQRWGAKTVQGSGHQEHINIHKLRENVFQEHQTLKEKELETGPKASHGYGGKFGVEQDRMDKSAVGHEYQSKLSKHCSQVDSVRGFGGKFGVQMDRVDQSAVGFEYQGKTEKHASQKDYSSGFGGKYGVQADRVDKSAVGFDYQGKTEKHESQRDYSKGFGGKYGIDKDKVDKSAVGFEYQGKTEKHESQKDYVKGFGGKFGVQTDRQDKCALGWDHQEKLQLHESQKDYKTGFGGKFGVQSERQDSAAVGFDYKEKLAKHESQQDYSKGFGGKYGVQKDRMDKNASTFEDVAQVSSAYQKTVPVEAVTSKTSNIRANFENLAKEKEQEDRRKAEAERAQRMAKERQEQEEARRKLEEQARAKTQTPPSSPPPQPAEERLPTSPVYEDAAPFKAEMTYRGPVSGPEPEPVYSVEATDYREAGSQQGLAYAAEAVYESAEAPGRYPAEDSTYDEYENDLGITAVALYDYQAAGDDEISFDPDDIITNIEMIDDGWWRGVCKGRYGLFPANYVELRQ; the protein is encoded by the exons ATGTGGAAAGCTTCGGCAGGCCACGCTGTGTCCATCACCCAGGATGACGCGGGAGCCGACGACTGGGAGACCGACCCCGATTTTGTG AACGATGTGAGTGAGAAGGAGCAACGCTGGGGTGCCAAGACCGTGCAGGGCTCCGGGCACCAGGAGCACATCAA CATTCACAAGCTGAGAGAGAATGTTTTTCAAGAACATCAGACCCTTAAGGAGAAGGAACTTGAAACAGGACCAAAAGCCTCCCACGGCTACGGAGGGAAATTTGGCGTCGAGCAGGACCGAATGGACAAG TCAGCTGTTGGCCACGAGTATCAGTCGAAACTTTCCAAGCACTGCTCGCAGGTGGACTCGGTCCGTGGCTTCGGAGGCAAGTTTGGTGTCCAGATGGACAGAGTTGACCAG TCTGCCGTAGGTTTTGAATACCAGGGGAAGACTGAGAAGCACGCCTCCCAGAAGG ACTACTCCAGTGGTTTTGGCGGCAAGTATGGCGTGCAGGCCGACCGCGTAGACAAGAGCGCCGTGGGCTTCGACTACCAGGGCAAGACGGAGAAGCACGAATCACAGAGAG attACTCCAAAGGTTTCGGTGGCAAATACGGTATTGACAAGGACAAAGTGGATAAGAGCGCCGTCGGCTTTGAGTACCAAGGCAAAACGGAGAAGCACGAGTCGCAGAAAG ACTATGTGAAAGGGTTTGGAGGAAAATTTGGTgtgcagacagacagacaagacAAATGTGCCCTTGGCTGGGATCACCAGGAGAAACTGCAGCTGCATGAATCCCAAAAAG ATTATAAGACTGGTTTTGGAGGCAAATTCGGTGTTCAGTCGGAGAGGCAGGACTCCGCTGCCGTGGGGTTTGATTACAAGGAGAAGCTGGCCAAGCACGAGTCCCAGCAAG ACTACTCCAAAGGATTCGGCGGGAAGTATGGGGTACAGAAGGATCGGATGGATAAG AATGCATCAACTTTTGAGGATGTCGCCCAGGTGTCCTCTGCCTACCAGAAGACGGTACCTGTTGAAGCTG TGACCAGCAAAACAAGTAACATCAGAGCTAACTTTGAAAACCTTGCTAAGGAGAAAGAGCAGGAGGACCGGCGGAAGGCGGAAGCGGAGAGAGCTCAGCGGATGGCTAAGGAGCGGCAGGAGCAGGAAGAGGCCAGGAGGAAGCTGGAG GAGCAAGCCAGAGCAAAAACACAGACGCCCCCTTCGTCGCCCCCACCCCAGCCGGCTGAGGAGAGGCTGCCTACGAGCCCCGTCTATGAG GACGCGGCTCCCTTCAAGGCGGAGATGACCTACAGAGGTCCTGTGAGTGGGCCAGAGCCGGAGCCCGTGTATAGCGTGGAGGCCACTGACTACCGAGAGGCCGGCAGCCAGCAGGGCCTGGCCTACGCTGCAGAGGCTGTCTACGAGAGTGCAGAGGCCCCGGGCCGCTATCCTGCAG AGGACAGCACCTACGACGAGTACGAGAACGACCTGGGGATCACAGCCGTCGCCCTGTACGACTACCAGGCTG CGGGCGATGATGAGATCTCGTTTGACCCCGACGACATCATCACCAACATCGAGATGATTGACGATGGCTGGTGGCGTGGGGTGTGCAAGGGCCGGTACGGGCTCTTCCCGGCCAACTACGTGGAGCTGCGGCAGTAG
- the CTTN gene encoding src substrate cortactin isoform X5, which translates to MMWKASAGHAVSITQDDAGADDWETDPDFVNDVSEKEQRWGAKTVQGSGHQEHINIHKLRENVFQEHQTLKEKELETGPKASHGYGGKFGVEQDRMDKSAVGHEYQSKLSKHCSQVDSVRGFGGKFGVQMDRVDQSAVGFEYQGKTEKHASQKDYSSGFGGKYGVQADRVDKSAVGFDYQGKTEKHESQRDYSKGFGGKYGIDKDKVDKSAVGFEYQGKTEKHESQKDYVKGFGGKFGVQTDRQDKCALGWDHQEKLQLHESQKGQILGFPPAALETHSSVEAGADYSKGFGGKYGVQKDRMDKNASTFEDVAQVSSAYQKTVPVEAVTSKTSNIRANFENLAKEKEQEDRRKAEAERAQRMAKERQEQEEARRKLEEQARAKTQTPPSSPPPQPAEERLPTSPVYEDAAPFKAEMTYRGPVSGPEPEPVYSVEATDYREAGSQQGLAYAAEAVYESAEAPGRYPAEDSTYDEYENDLGITAVALYDYQAAGDDEISFDPDDIITNIEMIDDGWWRGVCKGRYGLFPANYVELRQ; encoded by the exons ATG ATGTGGAAAGCTTCGGCAGGCCACGCTGTGTCCATCACCCAGGATGACGCGGGAGCCGACGACTGGGAGACCGACCCCGATTTTGTG AACGATGTGAGTGAGAAGGAGCAACGCTGGGGTGCCAAGACCGTGCAGGGCTCCGGGCACCAGGAGCACATCAA CATTCACAAGCTGAGAGAGAATGTTTTTCAAGAACATCAGACCCTTAAGGAGAAGGAACTTGAAACAGGACCAAAAGCCTCCCACGGCTACGGAGGGAAATTTGGCGTCGAGCAGGACCGAATGGACAAG TCAGCTGTTGGCCACGAGTATCAGTCGAAACTTTCCAAGCACTGCTCGCAGGTGGACTCGGTCCGTGGCTTCGGAGGCAAGTTTGGTGTCCAGATGGACAGAGTTGACCAG TCTGCCGTAGGTTTTGAATACCAGGGGAAGACTGAGAAGCACGCCTCCCAGAAGG ACTACTCCAGTGGTTTTGGCGGCAAGTATGGCGTGCAGGCCGACCGCGTAGACAAGAGCGCCGTGGGCTTCGACTACCAGGGCAAGACGGAGAAGCACGAATCACAGAGAG attACTCCAAAGGTTTCGGTGGCAAATACGGTATTGACAAGGACAAAGTGGATAAGAGCGCCGTCGGCTTTGAGTACCAAGGCAAAACGGAGAAGCACGAGTCGCAGAAAG ACTATGTGAAAGGGTTTGGAGGAAAATTTGGTgtgcagacagacagacaagacAAATGTGCCCTTGGCTGGGATCACCAGGAGAAACTGCAGCTGCATGAATCCCAAAAAG GGCAGATCCTAGGCTTCCCACCTGCGGCATTAGAAACGCACAGCAGTGTTGAGGCCGGGGCAG ACTACTCCAAAGGATTCGGCGGGAAGTATGGGGTACAGAAGGATCGGATGGATAAG AATGCATCAACTTTTGAGGATGTCGCCCAGGTGTCCTCTGCCTACCAGAAGACGGTACCTGTTGAAGCTG TGACCAGCAAAACAAGTAACATCAGAGCTAACTTTGAAAACCTTGCTAAGGAGAAAGAGCAGGAGGACCGGCGGAAGGCGGAAGCGGAGAGAGCTCAGCGGATGGCTAAGGAGCGGCAGGAGCAGGAAGAGGCCAGGAGGAAGCTGGAG GAGCAAGCCAGAGCAAAAACACAGACGCCCCCTTCGTCGCCCCCACCCCAGCCGGCTGAGGAGAGGCTGCCTACGAGCCCCGTCTATGAG GACGCGGCTCCCTTCAAGGCGGAGATGACCTACAGAGGTCCTGTGAGTGGGCCAGAGCCGGAGCCCGTGTATAGCGTGGAGGCCACTGACTACCGAGAGGCCGGCAGCCAGCAGGGCCTGGCCTACGCTGCAGAGGCTGTCTACGAGAGTGCAGAGGCCCCGGGCCGCTATCCTGCAG AGGACAGCACCTACGACGAGTACGAGAACGACCTGGGGATCACAGCCGTCGCCCTGTACGACTACCAGGCTG CGGGCGATGATGAGATCTCGTTTGACCCCGACGACATCATCACCAACATCGAGATGATTGACGATGGCTGGTGGCGTGGGGTGTGCAAGGGCCGGTACGGGCTCTTCCCGGCCAACTACGTGGAGCTGCGGCAGTAG
- the CTTN gene encoding src substrate cortactin isoform X4 — MWKASAGHAVSITQDDAGADDWETDPDFVNDVSEKEQRWGAKTVQGSGHQEHINIHKLRENVFQEHQTLKEKELETGPKASHGYGGKFGVEQDRMDKSAVGHEYQSKLSKHCSQVDSVRGFGGKFGVQMDRVDQSAVGFEYQGKTEKHASQKDYSSGFGGKYGVQADRVDKSAVGFDYQGKTEKHESQRDYSKGFGGKYGIDKDKVDKSAVGFEYQGKTEKHESQKDYVKGFGGKFGVQTDRQDKCALGWDHQEKLQLHESQKDYSKGFGGKYGVQKDRMDKNASTFEDVAQVSSAYQKTVPVEAVTSKTSNIRANFENLAKEKEQEDRRKAEAERAQRMAKERQEQEEARRKLEEQARAKTQTPPSSPPPQPAEERLPTSPVYEDAAPFKAEMTYRGPVSGPEPEPVYSVEATDYREAGSQQGLAYAAEAVYESAEAPGRYPAEDSTYDEYENDLGITAVALYDYQAAGDDEISFDPDDIITNIEMIDDGWWRGVCKGRYGLFPANYVELRQ, encoded by the exons ATGTGGAAAGCTTCGGCAGGCCACGCTGTGTCCATCACCCAGGATGACGCGGGAGCCGACGACTGGGAGACCGACCCCGATTTTGTG AACGATGTGAGTGAGAAGGAGCAACGCTGGGGTGCCAAGACCGTGCAGGGCTCCGGGCACCAGGAGCACATCAA CATTCACAAGCTGAGAGAGAATGTTTTTCAAGAACATCAGACCCTTAAGGAGAAGGAACTTGAAACAGGACCAAAAGCCTCCCACGGCTACGGAGGGAAATTTGGCGTCGAGCAGGACCGAATGGACAAG TCAGCTGTTGGCCACGAGTATCAGTCGAAACTTTCCAAGCACTGCTCGCAGGTGGACTCGGTCCGTGGCTTCGGAGGCAAGTTTGGTGTCCAGATGGACAGAGTTGACCAG TCTGCCGTAGGTTTTGAATACCAGGGGAAGACTGAGAAGCACGCCTCCCAGAAGG ACTACTCCAGTGGTTTTGGCGGCAAGTATGGCGTGCAGGCCGACCGCGTAGACAAGAGCGCCGTGGGCTTCGACTACCAGGGCAAGACGGAGAAGCACGAATCACAGAGAG attACTCCAAAGGTTTCGGTGGCAAATACGGTATTGACAAGGACAAAGTGGATAAGAGCGCCGTCGGCTTTGAGTACCAAGGCAAAACGGAGAAGCACGAGTCGCAGAAAG ACTATGTGAAAGGGTTTGGAGGAAAATTTGGTgtgcagacagacagacaagacAAATGTGCCCTTGGCTGGGATCACCAGGAGAAACTGCAGCTGCATGAATCCCAAAAAG ACTACTCCAAAGGATTCGGCGGGAAGTATGGGGTACAGAAGGATCGGATGGATAAG AATGCATCAACTTTTGAGGATGTCGCCCAGGTGTCCTCTGCCTACCAGAAGACGGTACCTGTTGAAGCTG TGACCAGCAAAACAAGTAACATCAGAGCTAACTTTGAAAACCTTGCTAAGGAGAAAGAGCAGGAGGACCGGCGGAAGGCGGAAGCGGAGAGAGCTCAGCGGATGGCTAAGGAGCGGCAGGAGCAGGAAGAGGCCAGGAGGAAGCTGGAG GAGCAAGCCAGAGCAAAAACACAGACGCCCCCTTCGTCGCCCCCACCCCAGCCGGCTGAGGAGAGGCTGCCTACGAGCCCCGTCTATGAG GACGCGGCTCCCTTCAAGGCGGAGATGACCTACAGAGGTCCTGTGAGTGGGCCAGAGCCGGAGCCCGTGTATAGCGTGGAGGCCACTGACTACCGAGAGGCCGGCAGCCAGCAGGGCCTGGCCTACGCTGCAGAGGCTGTCTACGAGAGTGCAGAGGCCCCGGGCCGCTATCCTGCAG AGGACAGCACCTACGACGAGTACGAGAACGACCTGGGGATCACAGCCGTCGCCCTGTACGACTACCAGGCTG CGGGCGATGATGAGATCTCGTTTGACCCCGACGACATCATCACCAACATCGAGATGATTGACGATGGCTGGTGGCGTGGGGTGTGCAAGGGCCGGTACGGGCTCTTCCCGGCCAACTACGTGGAGCTGCGGCAGTAG
- the CTTN gene encoding src substrate cortactin isoform X8, with the protein MMWKASAGHAVSITQDDAGADDWETDPDFVNDVSEKEQRWGAKTVQGSGHQEHINIHKLRENVFQEHQTLKEKELETGPKASHGYGGKFGVEQDRMDKSAVGHEYQSKLSKHCSQVDSVRGFGGKFGVQMDRVDQSAVGFEYQGKTEKHASQKDYSSGFGGKYGVQADRVDKSAVGFDYQGKTEKHESQRDYSKGFGGKYGIDKDKVDKSAVGFEYQGKTEKHESQKDYSKGFGGKYGVQKDRMDKNASTFEDVAQVSSAYQKTVPVEAVTSKTSNIRANFENLAKEKEQEDRRKAEAERAQRMAKERQEQEEARRKLEEQARAKTQTPPSSPPPQPAEERLPTSPVYEDAAPFKAEMTYRGPVSGPEPEPVYSVEATDYREAGSQQGLAYAAEAVYESAEAPGRYPAEDSTYDEYENDLGITAVALYDYQAAGDDEISFDPDDIITNIEMIDDGWWRGVCKGRYGLFPANYVELRQ; encoded by the exons ATG ATGTGGAAAGCTTCGGCAGGCCACGCTGTGTCCATCACCCAGGATGACGCGGGAGCCGACGACTGGGAGACCGACCCCGATTTTGTG AACGATGTGAGTGAGAAGGAGCAACGCTGGGGTGCCAAGACCGTGCAGGGCTCCGGGCACCAGGAGCACATCAA CATTCACAAGCTGAGAGAGAATGTTTTTCAAGAACATCAGACCCTTAAGGAGAAGGAACTTGAAACAGGACCAAAAGCCTCCCACGGCTACGGAGGGAAATTTGGCGTCGAGCAGGACCGAATGGACAAG TCAGCTGTTGGCCACGAGTATCAGTCGAAACTTTCCAAGCACTGCTCGCAGGTGGACTCGGTCCGTGGCTTCGGAGGCAAGTTTGGTGTCCAGATGGACAGAGTTGACCAG TCTGCCGTAGGTTTTGAATACCAGGGGAAGACTGAGAAGCACGCCTCCCAGAAGG ACTACTCCAGTGGTTTTGGCGGCAAGTATGGCGTGCAGGCCGACCGCGTAGACAAGAGCGCCGTGGGCTTCGACTACCAGGGCAAGACGGAGAAGCACGAATCACAGAGAG attACTCCAAAGGTTTCGGTGGCAAATACGGTATTGACAAGGACAAAGTGGATAAGAGCGCCGTCGGCTTTGAGTACCAAGGCAAAACGGAGAAGCACGAGTCGCAGAAAG ACTACTCCAAAGGATTCGGCGGGAAGTATGGGGTACAGAAGGATCGGATGGATAAG AATGCATCAACTTTTGAGGATGTCGCCCAGGTGTCCTCTGCCTACCAGAAGACGGTACCTGTTGAAGCTG TGACCAGCAAAACAAGTAACATCAGAGCTAACTTTGAAAACCTTGCTAAGGAGAAAGAGCAGGAGGACCGGCGGAAGGCGGAAGCGGAGAGAGCTCAGCGGATGGCTAAGGAGCGGCAGGAGCAGGAAGAGGCCAGGAGGAAGCTGGAG GAGCAAGCCAGAGCAAAAACACAGACGCCCCCTTCGTCGCCCCCACCCCAGCCGGCTGAGGAGAGGCTGCCTACGAGCCCCGTCTATGAG GACGCGGCTCCCTTCAAGGCGGAGATGACCTACAGAGGTCCTGTGAGTGGGCCAGAGCCGGAGCCCGTGTATAGCGTGGAGGCCACTGACTACCGAGAGGCCGGCAGCCAGCAGGGCCTGGCCTACGCTGCAGAGGCTGTCTACGAGAGTGCAGAGGCCCCGGGCCGCTATCCTGCAG AGGACAGCACCTACGACGAGTACGAGAACGACCTGGGGATCACAGCCGTCGCCCTGTACGACTACCAGGCTG CGGGCGATGATGAGATCTCGTTTGACCCCGACGACATCATCACCAACATCGAGATGATTGACGATGGCTGGTGGCGTGGGGTGTGCAAGGGCCGGTACGGGCTCTTCCCGGCCAACTACGTGGAGCTGCGGCAGTAG
- the CTTN gene encoding src substrate cortactin isoform X3, which produces MMWKASAGHAVSITQDDAGADDWETDPDFVNDVSEKEQRWGAKTVQGSGHQEHINIHKLRENVFQEHQTLKEKELETGPKASHGYGGKFGVEQDRMDKSAVGHEYQSKLSKHCSQVDSVRGFGGKFGVQMDRVDQSAVGFEYQGKTEKHASQKDYSSGFGGKYGVQADRVDKSAVGFDYQGKTEKHESQRDYSKGFGGKYGIDKDKVDKSAVGFEYQGKTEKHESQKDYVKGFGGKFGVQTDRQDKCALGWDHQEKLQLHESQKDYKTGFGGKFGVQSERQDSAAVGFDYKEKLAKHESQQDYSKGFGGKYGVQKDRMDKNASTFEDVAQVSSAYQKTVPVEAVTSKTSNIRANFENLAKEKEQEDRRKAEAERAQRMAKERQEQEEARRKLEEQARAKTQTPPSSPPPQPAEERLPTSPVYEDAAPFKAEMTYRGPVSGPEPEPVYSVEATDYREAGSQQGLAYAAEAVYESAEAPGRYPAEDSTYDEYENDLGITAVALYDYQAAGDDEISFDPDDIITNIEMIDDGWWRGVCKGRYGLFPANYVELRQ; this is translated from the exons ATG ATGTGGAAAGCTTCGGCAGGCCACGCTGTGTCCATCACCCAGGATGACGCGGGAGCCGACGACTGGGAGACCGACCCCGATTTTGTG AACGATGTGAGTGAGAAGGAGCAACGCTGGGGTGCCAAGACCGTGCAGGGCTCCGGGCACCAGGAGCACATCAA CATTCACAAGCTGAGAGAGAATGTTTTTCAAGAACATCAGACCCTTAAGGAGAAGGAACTTGAAACAGGACCAAAAGCCTCCCACGGCTACGGAGGGAAATTTGGCGTCGAGCAGGACCGAATGGACAAG TCAGCTGTTGGCCACGAGTATCAGTCGAAACTTTCCAAGCACTGCTCGCAGGTGGACTCGGTCCGTGGCTTCGGAGGCAAGTTTGGTGTCCAGATGGACAGAGTTGACCAG TCTGCCGTAGGTTTTGAATACCAGGGGAAGACTGAGAAGCACGCCTCCCAGAAGG ACTACTCCAGTGGTTTTGGCGGCAAGTATGGCGTGCAGGCCGACCGCGTAGACAAGAGCGCCGTGGGCTTCGACTACCAGGGCAAGACGGAGAAGCACGAATCACAGAGAG attACTCCAAAGGTTTCGGTGGCAAATACGGTATTGACAAGGACAAAGTGGATAAGAGCGCCGTCGGCTTTGAGTACCAAGGCAAAACGGAGAAGCACGAGTCGCAGAAAG ACTATGTGAAAGGGTTTGGAGGAAAATTTGGTgtgcagacagacagacaagacAAATGTGCCCTTGGCTGGGATCACCAGGAGAAACTGCAGCTGCATGAATCCCAAAAAG ATTATAAGACTGGTTTTGGAGGCAAATTCGGTGTTCAGTCGGAGAGGCAGGACTCCGCTGCCGTGGGGTTTGATTACAAGGAGAAGCTGGCCAAGCACGAGTCCCAGCAAG ACTACTCCAAAGGATTCGGCGGGAAGTATGGGGTACAGAAGGATCGGATGGATAAG AATGCATCAACTTTTGAGGATGTCGCCCAGGTGTCCTCTGCCTACCAGAAGACGGTACCTGTTGAAGCTG TGACCAGCAAAACAAGTAACATCAGAGCTAACTTTGAAAACCTTGCTAAGGAGAAAGAGCAGGAGGACCGGCGGAAGGCGGAAGCGGAGAGAGCTCAGCGGATGGCTAAGGAGCGGCAGGAGCAGGAAGAGGCCAGGAGGAAGCTGGAG GAGCAAGCCAGAGCAAAAACACAGACGCCCCCTTCGTCGCCCCCACCCCAGCCGGCTGAGGAGAGGCTGCCTACGAGCCCCGTCTATGAG GACGCGGCTCCCTTCAAGGCGGAGATGACCTACAGAGGTCCTGTGAGTGGGCCAGAGCCGGAGCCCGTGTATAGCGTGGAGGCCACTGACTACCGAGAGGCCGGCAGCCAGCAGGGCCTGGCCTACGCTGCAGAGGCTGTCTACGAGAGTGCAGAGGCCCCGGGCCGCTATCCTGCAG AGGACAGCACCTACGACGAGTACGAGAACGACCTGGGGATCACAGCCGTCGCCCTGTACGACTACCAGGCTG CGGGCGATGATGAGATCTCGTTTGACCCCGACGACATCATCACCAACATCGAGATGATTGACGATGGCTGGTGGCGTGGGGTGTGCAAGGGCCGGTACGGGCTCTTCCCGGCCAACTACGTGGAGCTGCGGCAGTAG
- the CTTN gene encoding src substrate cortactin isoform X6, whose protein sequence is MMWKASAGHAVSITQDDAGADDWETDPDFVNDVSEKEQRWGAKTVQGSGHQEHINIHKLRENVFQEHQTLKEKELETGPKASHGYGGKFGVEQDRMDKSAVGHEYQSKLSKHCSQVDSVRGFGGKFGVQMDRVDQSAVGFEYQGKTEKHASQKDYSSGFGGKYGVQADRVDKSAVGFDYQGKTEKHESQRDYSKGFGGKYGIDKDKVDKSAVGFEYQGKTEKHESQKDYVKGFGGKFGVQTDRQDKCALGWDHQEKLQLHESQKDYSKGFGGKYGVQKDRMDKNASTFEDVAQVSSAYQKTVPVEAVTSKTSNIRANFENLAKEKEQEDRRKAEAERAQRMAKERQEQEEARRKLEEQARAKTQTPPSSPPPQPAEERLPTSPVYEDAAPFKAEMTYRGPVSGPEPEPVYSVEATDYREAGSQQGLAYAAEAVYESAEAPGRYPAEDSTYDEYENDLGITAVALYDYQAAGDDEISFDPDDIITNIEMIDDGWWRGVCKGRYGLFPANYVELRQ, encoded by the exons ATG ATGTGGAAAGCTTCGGCAGGCCACGCTGTGTCCATCACCCAGGATGACGCGGGAGCCGACGACTGGGAGACCGACCCCGATTTTGTG AACGATGTGAGTGAGAAGGAGCAACGCTGGGGTGCCAAGACCGTGCAGGGCTCCGGGCACCAGGAGCACATCAA CATTCACAAGCTGAGAGAGAATGTTTTTCAAGAACATCAGACCCTTAAGGAGAAGGAACTTGAAACAGGACCAAAAGCCTCCCACGGCTACGGAGGGAAATTTGGCGTCGAGCAGGACCGAATGGACAAG TCAGCTGTTGGCCACGAGTATCAGTCGAAACTTTCCAAGCACTGCTCGCAGGTGGACTCGGTCCGTGGCTTCGGAGGCAAGTTTGGTGTCCAGATGGACAGAGTTGACCAG TCTGCCGTAGGTTTTGAATACCAGGGGAAGACTGAGAAGCACGCCTCCCAGAAGG ACTACTCCAGTGGTTTTGGCGGCAAGTATGGCGTGCAGGCCGACCGCGTAGACAAGAGCGCCGTGGGCTTCGACTACCAGGGCAAGACGGAGAAGCACGAATCACAGAGAG attACTCCAAAGGTTTCGGTGGCAAATACGGTATTGACAAGGACAAAGTGGATAAGAGCGCCGTCGGCTTTGAGTACCAAGGCAAAACGGAGAAGCACGAGTCGCAGAAAG ACTATGTGAAAGGGTTTGGAGGAAAATTTGGTgtgcagacagacagacaagacAAATGTGCCCTTGGCTGGGATCACCAGGAGAAACTGCAGCTGCATGAATCCCAAAAAG ACTACTCCAAAGGATTCGGCGGGAAGTATGGGGTACAGAAGGATCGGATGGATAAG AATGCATCAACTTTTGAGGATGTCGCCCAGGTGTCCTCTGCCTACCAGAAGACGGTACCTGTTGAAGCTG TGACCAGCAAAACAAGTAACATCAGAGCTAACTTTGAAAACCTTGCTAAGGAGAAAGAGCAGGAGGACCGGCGGAAGGCGGAAGCGGAGAGAGCTCAGCGGATGGCTAAGGAGCGGCAGGAGCAGGAAGAGGCCAGGAGGAAGCTGGAG GAGCAAGCCAGAGCAAAAACACAGACGCCCCCTTCGTCGCCCCCACCCCAGCCGGCTGAGGAGAGGCTGCCTACGAGCCCCGTCTATGAG GACGCGGCTCCCTTCAAGGCGGAGATGACCTACAGAGGTCCTGTGAGTGGGCCAGAGCCGGAGCCCGTGTATAGCGTGGAGGCCACTGACTACCGAGAGGCCGGCAGCCAGCAGGGCCTGGCCTACGCTGCAGAGGCTGTCTACGAGAGTGCAGAGGCCCCGGGCCGCTATCCTGCAG AGGACAGCACCTACGACGAGTACGAGAACGACCTGGGGATCACAGCCGTCGCCCTGTACGACTACCAGGCTG CGGGCGATGATGAGATCTCGTTTGACCCCGACGACATCATCACCAACATCGAGATGATTGACGATGGCTGGTGGCGTGGGGTGTGCAAGGGCCGGTACGGGCTCTTCCCGGCCAACTACGTGGAGCTGCGGCAGTAG